From Strix uralensis isolate ZFMK-TIS-50842 unplaced genomic scaffold, bStrUra1 scaffold_513, whole genome shotgun sequence:
ctggaaaaacaaattaagactcaactgctgtactagaggaaaaagtaacactccACATACCACAGCTAAGGTATCTAAGACTCCAAATGTGAAGATATCGCCATGACTGCTATATAGGTGATACAACAAgtcagcagtcacacacagagaagataagtgagaaaacagagaaaattaaagtaacacatcaggaagaaaagaccaaaagaaataagtcagtactttcaaacctcttctgcaacttgactcaatcaggtttgttctgtccccccaatagtttattttaagcccagattacagaaatagattacagcagacagaacactaacccgtaatcacttaccgaagaatcagggatatctagagggcaagaactgtccgttgaacacagctttctcttagatcgttttggcttgagctcctttcctttgacattttctggttctgcagacttgggagagcttattgttgccatcagcttctttgctacaagaaaaaatttattgtaaatcaatgtcttattggttttatgagcctcaaaattaatgaataaaggtttaatgaataaaggtttattaaaatcagtttaaaaatgaaacagatgtagtctgaaatttaaacataaaaattcagacgtggtatgtatttgactaccacagtcttctatatcctgaaacagttttctatagcttcaaatgcaaaagcttaaaggacacatttaaatagcaccaaaaaaatcaattgggattcagatttcactggatgttaaatacaacaggaattgaaaaccaggcttaacttctttgtactgacagaagcacaaggttgagtcaattttctctatgtacttgtatagttttatcaaactagtaccagctctatgaagagatgagtgtgtgcatcttatgagctagaaggaaagaagagatcccaatcaatactaagttatgcaaaggagggaaaaaatacaggacatggtaataaaggttacaaattagacctcatttgctcaaataaagtatttccagggtgaaattttgattactctgaatttggcttccattgataatgacatgttgtcctcatggaaccactctgacaaatgtgaaaaatgttagaaatcccaCTATCTTAACTGTGCATCGTGAATAATGACTAaccttgttttaaccagccaaatagtagtgtcttttagaatttaacactggtgattctttgtgccctctgctaattttaatctttttttttttaaaaaaacccagtaactcagaaatcatgtcttactgtaggaaagaataaaaatatattcttcaatggaaggtcctagcagttaattttcccaaggctatacttaaacttgaaatccattaactgcttcagagctagtttattgaactcttccacatattttctggagatactggctttcagattctgtagaactaatcttcctctcctacatacatacttcaaaaaacattaatacaatttccacagaaacaaaacaggaagtgggggggagattgcttatagaacaaggtcagatctgggtttgaattcaactcttgatttttttagatcaacaggtcaagtttctgaaattgcctttaactgttttactgtaagcaagaacaaagtaactcagacattttgagcttatcattgcttttatgataaatttatatgcacatagtccacactgcatcctttcgctctacctggcttacctttcacacttaacctaaactttagaaccatgtggtccttgtaatccagtcggcctcttctactctgcaagattcagcagagcaggccccagctcagactccattgtttcataaatgaaagaacaactggatgcagcagacgtggcctttaacagcacatacattaacagattacagtagaaaaaagctattctacaatacccagataacatggaataagccttatttattctgtacaaacctttagagtgaaaaataacaggagaactttggaaaaaatctccaattttttgtagtgttccatctttctttttagctgactttttacgtgaagtagattcttgctttaaggggtattcttttcttttcttctgtgtagaagacatctgtacagaaatacacagtcattgtttaagtcaaaaagttgacttatcttcaagtttaattccattttgtttggcttcaatgttattttcaagctgacattttgagctttgctaccgaaacctctgctcattaatgatactgccgcagcaagcaatgtagacaaccttattttatacccaaaagaaaaaaaattgtcagtttcacagaatacatctaagggcatgagtaatataggaaacaaatagtttcttttaaaaaagtagattcaaagttttagagtatttcattagactagctgttctagttataaaacagaagaaaactgatggtgaaaataaatcttctgtccaccctttgagcctgcccaggttactactaaggcctaaaatcatatttttatagt
This genomic window contains:
- the LOC141939028 gene encoding kinesin-like protein KIF20B; the encoded protein is MEIQFTPLEPDKMEVKHQGSTLPATVKVLKPRKKRTSEERDEMSSTQKKRKEYPLKQESTSRKKSAKKKDGTLQKIGDFFQSSPVIFHSKAKKLMATISSPKSAEPENVKGKELKPKRSKRKLCSTDSSCPLDIPDSSVFIEKKRRKAIS